The following are from one region of the Corylus avellana chromosome ca1, CavTom2PMs-1.0 genome:
- the LOC132167249 gene encoding uncharacterized protein LOC132167249 — MAAFMGGSGRFREFLKKYGKVALGVHFSVSAASISGLYVAIKSNVDVESILQKLHMGGVTGEENAPQPETSSSSDGFVKEEEKTHSTVLIEEKEKKRNRTAELAASSGGALALAVLCNKALFPLRVPITIAVTPPVARFLARRKIIKTNV, encoded by the coding sequence ATGGCAGCATTCATGGGCGGTAGTGGGCGATTCCGCGAGTTCCTAAAGAAGTACGGGAAGGTGGCACTCGGGGTCCACTTCTCGGTCTCCGCCGCCTCCATATCCGGCCTCTACGTCGCCATCAAGAGCAACGTCGACGTGGAGTCCATCCTCCAAAAACTCCACATGGGTGGCGTCACCGGCGAGGAAAACGCTCCACAACCTGAGACTTCTTCATCCTCTGATGGGTTTgtgaaggaggaggagaagaccCATTCGACGGTGCTGATcgaggagaaggagaagaagcgGAATCGGACGGCCGAGCTCGCGGCCTCGAGTGGTGGGGCTCTGGCGCTGGCTGTGCTGTGCAACAAGGCTCTGTTTCCGCTTCGGGTTCCGATTACCATCGCGGTTACACCTCCGGTGGCGAGGTTCTTGGCTCGGAGGAAGATTATAAAGACCAAtgtatga
- the LOC132169977 gene encoding chemocyanin-like, producing the protein MVHVERVFGGAIRLLDGDLSLHFFHAFKAMEEAMLSKYCSYLIMILMVINFLFLKGSTASSEVYTVGDEEEWNDGKDFVSWSQKYNFSVGDVLRFKYVKGQHNAYEVREATYRSCDASSGVLAKYESGDDQVKLSQAKKYWFICNVPGHCLGGMRFGIDVKEASAASTSSQMEASPPLNSCKSYAPLRWRMGIFIHIFAFGILLGFDF; encoded by the exons ATGGTTCATGTTGAGAGGGTTTTTGGTGGAGCTATTAGATTGCTTGAtggggacttaagt TTACATTTCTTTCATGCATTCAAAGCTATGGAAGAAGCCATGCTCTCCAAATATTGCAGCTACTTGATTATGATCCTCATGGTGATCAACTTTTTGTTTCTGAAGGGTTCTACTGCTTCTTCTGAGGTTTATACAGTTGGTGATGAAGAAGAGTGGAATGATGGGAAGGATTTTGTCTCATGGTCTCAGAAATACAATTTTAGTGTTGGTGATGTTCTTC GTTTTAAATATGTGAAGGGGCAACATAATGCTTATGAAGTTAGGGAAGCAACCTATAGATCATGTGATGCAAGCTCTGGAGTGTTGGCAAAGTATGAGAGTGGAGACGATCAAGTGAAGCTCAGCCAAGCAAAGAAGTATTGGTTCATTTGCAATGTCCCCGGCCATTGCCTTGGGGGAATGAGGTTTGGCATTGATGTTAAAGAAGCAAGTGCTGCATCCACCAGCTCACAAATGGAGGCATCTCCACCACTCAATTCTTGTAAAAGTTATGCACCTCTAAGGTGGAGAATGGGAATATTTATTCACATTTTTGCATTTGGAATATTACTAGGATTTGATTTTTGA
- the LOC132167783 gene encoding transcription factor ABORTED MICROSPORES codes for MNFIMQSLMERLRPLVGLKGWDYCVMWKLSEDQRFIEWIECSCAGSTDNNQNAGELLFPVSPVLPCRDTMFQHPRTKSCDLLAQLPFSMPLDSGIYAQTLISHQPSWLNFSSINATEPSVLQEPVGTRVLIPLAGGVIELFATKHVAEDQHVIDLITAQCNISMEQEALINSSNMDTSFNVVVNDQKDPNNHFQLPISPATPLENLNLPYDISVDRIRLCDSPMNFLQQFNYTSEDRSSTKNDMYYEGSNNSFISDKPIHPFKSATDQNHEHTEMDILQQPMGSSSSNMHMQFMEPLLNKEQQAVGNDKDSIKHETGRTDSISDCSDQFDDEDDAKYRRRTGKGPQSKNLVAERKRRKKLNDRLYALRALVPKISKLDRASILGDAIEFVKELQKQAKDLQDELEEHSDDEGGRNTVSSGNHHNVQQENLNQNGINLGHKCEHDKAPNGIHGGGNGSVSKQNQESESTNDKTQQMEVQVEVAQIDGNEFFVKVFCEHKPGGFVRLMEALNSLGLEVTNVNVTSFRGLVSNVFKVEKRDSEVVQADHVRESLLELTRNPSRGWPEMAKASDNCSNTEYHHNHHHLHNHCASSYHHHLHHLHN; via the exons ATGAACTTCATTATGCAAAGCTTAATGGAGAGGCTAAGACCCCTTGTTGGTTTGAAAGGTTGGGATTATTGTGTTATGTGGAAATTGAGTGAAGACCAAAG GTTTATTGAGTGGATTGAGTGTTCTTGTGCTGGGAGTACTGACAACAACCAAAATGCTGGAGAACTTCTTTTTCCTGTTTCTCCTGTCCTTCCATGCAGGGATACCATGTTTCAGCATCCAAGAACCAAATCTTGTGACCTTCTAGCTCAACTGCCTTTTTCCATGCCCCTGGATTCTGG AATTTATGCACAGACCTTGATATCACACCAACCCAGTTGGTTAAACTTCTCAAGTATTAATGCAACAGAACCAAGTGTTCTACAG GAACCTGTTGGTACTAGGGTTTTGATTCCATTGGCAGGAGGAGTTATTGAGCTGTTTGCTACTAAACAC GTTGCTGAAGATCAGCATGTGATTGATCTTATCACAGCCCAATGCAACATTTCAATGGAGCAGGAGGCCCTCATCAACTCAAGCAACATGGATACAAGCTTCAATGTTGTTGTAAATGATCAAAAGGATCCCAACAACCATTTCCAGCTACCAATTTCACCTGCAACACCATTAGAAAATCTGAATCTACCATATGACATCTCTGTTGACCGAATCCGCTTGTGTGATTCTCCAATGAACTTCCTTCAGCAATTTAATTACACTTCTGAAGACAGAAGTAGTACTAAGAACGACATGTATTATGAAGGATCAAACAATTCATTCATTTCTGACAAACCAATCCACCCATTTAAATCTGCCACTGATCAGAATCATGAGCACACAGAGATGGATATATTACAGCAGCCCATGGGGAGCAGTTCATCTAACATGCACATGCAGTTTATGGAGCCATTGTTAAACAAGGAGCAGCAGGCCGTCGGAAATGATAAGGATTCGATCAAACATGAGACGGGAAGAACAGATTCAATATCGGATTGCAGTGATCAgtttgatgatgaggatgatgcaAAGTATAGGCGAAGGACTGGAAAGGGGCCTCAATCGAAAAACCTTGTTGCtgaaaggaagagaagaaagaagcttAATGATAGGCTCTATGCCCTTCGGGCTTTGGTTCCTAAGATTTCTAAG TTGGATAGGGCTTCTATCCTGGGGGATGCAATTGAATTTGTGAAGGAGTTGCAGAAGCAAGCCAAAGACCTCCAAGATGAGCTTGAAGAGCATTCAGATGATGAAGGAGGCAGAAACACAGTGAGTAGTGGCAACCACCATAATGTCCAACAGGAAAATCTAAACCAAAATGGAATTAACCTTGGGCATAAATGTGAACATGATAAAGCTCCAAATGGCATTCATGGGGGAGGAAATGGCAGTGTCTCGAAACAAAACCAGGAGTCAGAAAGTACTAATGACAAGACACAACAGATGGAG GTGCAAGTGGAAGTGGCCCAGATAGATGGGAATGAGTTCTTTGTGAAGGTATTCTGCGAGCACAAGCCTGGTGGATTTGTGAGATTAATGGAGGCATTGAACTCTTTGGGACTAGAAGTAACAAATGTAAATGTCACAAGCTTCAGAGGCCTTGTGTCTAATGTTTTCAAAGTGGAG AAAAGGGACAGTGAAGTAGTTCAAGCTGATCATGTGAGGGAGTCCTTGCTTGAGCTAACGCGAAACCCATCCAGAGGGTGGCCGGAGATGGCTAAAGCATCAGATAATTGCAGCAACACCGAGTATCATCATAACCACCACCACCTGCACAACCACTGTGCTAGTTCCTACCACCACCACTTACACCATCTTCATAACTAG
- the LOC132167896 gene encoding uncharacterized protein LOC132167896 isoform X1: protein MSGKGQVLPDCPNSSNPYHECTQSCLKKISQGQTSKDKKKSGSVILDVSRSFGRRKKESSRPNSPQVHDKLPSPNAVYPSGFASKKKVEVENGEDFPHFDAKETFAQYPFLNKGPVQSSQSVPTSGILTLPDNSRDTPKINGGLFYGETTNSRVEDEKLHASQNGVPKPLLDDMGEHGGGASATESMNFTFTGITNPLEGSDDEEIQSVISDSCVSVGRYHVKESLASILQSIFDKYGDIAASCQLESLSLRSYYLECVCTVVKELQSSSAIHLTKPKIKELSAILKDVESAKIDVSWLRGIINDMTKDVELISQHRAIESAKSNCDSELEAKRKELASQMEDLSLKEKEAAIAKKQVAKTRARLSELELKASQLNETILSIRSKVENFQGRSLLDELL, encoded by the exons ATGTCTGGGAAAGGACAAGTACTCCCAGATTGTCCTAATTCATCAAATCCCTACCACGAATGCACTCAATCTTGCCTCAAAAAGATTTCTCAAGGCCAAACAAGCAAGGATAAGAAGAAATCAG GCTCGGTTATCCTTGATGTTTCCAGAAGTTTTGGCAGGAGAAAGAAGGAAAGTTCCCGGCCAAATTCTCCACAAGTGCATGACAAATTGCCTTCTCCAAACGCAGTTTACCCATCTGGTTTTGCTTCTAAGAAAAAGGTAGAAGTAGAAAATGGTGAGGATTTTCCTCATTTTGATGCTAAAGAAACTTTTGCCCAATATCCTTTTCTCAACAAGGGCCCAGTCCAATCCTCTCAATCAGTGCCTACGTCCGGAATTCTCACACTG CCCGACAATTCCAGAGACACTCCGAAGATAAATGGCGGCCTCTTCTATGGAGAAACAACAAACAGTCGGGTAGAGGATGAAAAGCTCCATGCTTCACAAAACGGTGTTCCTAAACCTCTTCTTGATGACATGGGAGAACATGGTGGTGGTGCTTCAGCTACCGAATCCATGAACTTTACTTTCACTGGTATTACCAACCCTTTAGAAGGCAGCGATGACGAAGAGATCCAATCTGTAATTTCTGATTCCTGCGTCTCCGTCGGACGATATCACGTAAAAGAAAGCTTAGCTTCCATTCTGCAGTCCATCTTTGACAAGTATGGAGACATAGCTGCAAGCTGCCAGTTAGAATCCTTATCCTTGCGCTCTTATTATCTGGAGTGTGTATGCACTGTGGTGAAGGAGTTGCAATCCAGTTCAGCTATACATCTGaccaaacccaaaatcaaaGAGCTGTCGGCCATTCTTAAGGATGTTGAATCTGCTAAAATTGATGTCAGCTGGCTGCGAGGCATAATCAATGACATGACAAAAGATGTTGAGCTCATCAGCCAGCACCGAGCCATTGAGTCAGCAAAGAGCAACTGTGACAGTGAGTTGGAAGCAAAAAGGAAAGAGCTAGCATCTCAAATGGAAGATCTCTCtcttaaagaaaaagaggcTGCCATTGCCAAGAAACAAGTAGCTAAAACCAGAGCTCGGCTGAGTGAGCTTGAGCTCAAAGCTTCCCAGCTCAATGAGACTATTTTGTCTATCAGGTCCAAGGTTGAAAATTTTCAGGGCAGATCCTTGTTAGATGAACTCTTGTGA
- the LOC132167896 gene encoding uncharacterized protein LOC132167896 isoform X2: protein MSGKGQVLPDCPNSSNPYHECTQSCLKKISQGQTSKDKKKSGSVILDVSRSFGRRKKESSRPNSPQVHDKLPSPNAVYPSGFASKKKPDNSRDTPKINGGLFYGETTNSRVEDEKLHASQNGVPKPLLDDMGEHGGGASATESMNFTFTGITNPLEGSDDEEIQSVISDSCVSVGRYHVKESLASILQSIFDKYGDIAASCQLESLSLRSYYLECVCTVVKELQSSSAIHLTKPKIKELSAILKDVESAKIDVSWLRGIINDMTKDVELISQHRAIESAKSNCDSELEAKRKELASQMEDLSLKEKEAAIAKKQVAKTRARLSELELKASQLNETILSIRSKVENFQGRSLLDELL, encoded by the exons ATGTCTGGGAAAGGACAAGTACTCCCAGATTGTCCTAATTCATCAAATCCCTACCACGAATGCACTCAATCTTGCCTCAAAAAGATTTCTCAAGGCCAAACAAGCAAGGATAAGAAGAAATCAG GCTCGGTTATCCTTGATGTTTCCAGAAGTTTTGGCAGGAGAAAGAAGGAAAGTTCCCGGCCAAATTCTCCACAAGTGCATGACAAATTGCCTTCTCCAAACGCAGTTTACCCATCTGGTTTTGCTTCTAAGAAAAAG CCCGACAATTCCAGAGACACTCCGAAGATAAATGGCGGCCTCTTCTATGGAGAAACAACAAACAGTCGGGTAGAGGATGAAAAGCTCCATGCTTCACAAAACGGTGTTCCTAAACCTCTTCTTGATGACATGGGAGAACATGGTGGTGGTGCTTCAGCTACCGAATCCATGAACTTTACTTTCACTGGTATTACCAACCCTTTAGAAGGCAGCGATGACGAAGAGATCCAATCTGTAATTTCTGATTCCTGCGTCTCCGTCGGACGATATCACGTAAAAGAAAGCTTAGCTTCCATTCTGCAGTCCATCTTTGACAAGTATGGAGACATAGCTGCAAGCTGCCAGTTAGAATCCTTATCCTTGCGCTCTTATTATCTGGAGTGTGTATGCACTGTGGTGAAGGAGTTGCAATCCAGTTCAGCTATACATCTGaccaaacccaaaatcaaaGAGCTGTCGGCCATTCTTAAGGATGTTGAATCTGCTAAAATTGATGTCAGCTGGCTGCGAGGCATAATCAATGACATGACAAAAGATGTTGAGCTCATCAGCCAGCACCGAGCCATTGAGTCAGCAAAGAGCAACTGTGACAGTGAGTTGGAAGCAAAAAGGAAAGAGCTAGCATCTCAAATGGAAGATCTCTCtcttaaagaaaaagaggcTGCCATTGCCAAGAAACAAGTAGCTAAAACCAGAGCTCGGCTGAGTGAGCTTGAGCTCAAAGCTTCCCAGCTCAATGAGACTATTTTGTCTATCAGGTCCAAGGTTGAAAATTTTCAGGGCAGATCCTTGTTAGATGAACTCTTGTGA
- the LOC132187997 gene encoding uncharacterized protein LOC132187997: MTGERGVHQDCRNASNPYHECSEYCFKIIAESKAWMEQNESEVVQASGLSGQSNSGAPEQDEDLHDDRQDFEDHADGDKDYPVEENIEDVTKLTGRKKKLWELRNKMMKAKSDNQKEIAAEKKRMEAPTESRGISKQKWIDERKKKIGKLLDANGLDMTKAYMLDTQEAAELKYKKWEKDPAPYGWDVFNQKTLYDAYKKRTKNVEVDLEEYNRMKEADPEFYRDASSLQYGKAQKTSEEKIDRMVKELKDRDEKRKSFSRRRRFHEEKDIDSINDRNEHFNKKIERAFGKYTLEIKNNLERGTALPD, from the exons ATGACTGGCGAAAGAGGAGTGCACCAGGATTGCAGGAATGCATCAAATCCTTACCATGAATGCAGCGAATACTGCTTCAAAATAATTGCCGAATCCAAGGCTTGGATGGAGCAAAATGAATCAG AAGTAGTGCAAGCTAGTGGTTTGAGTGGTCAGTCCAATTCTGGTGCTCCAGAGCAGGATGAAGATCTACATGATGACAGACAAGATTTTGAAGATCATGCTGATGGTGATAAAGACTATCCTGTCGAGGAGAACATAGAAGATGTCACAAAACTCACagggaggaagaagaaattgTGGGAGTTGAGAAATAAAATG ATGAAGGCAAAAAGTGACAATCAAAAAGAAATAGCtgctgaaaagaaaagaatggaaGCTCCAACTGAGTCAAGGGGCATATCTAAACAAAAATGGATTGacgagaggaagaaaaaaattggcaaaCTTCTAGATGCTAATGGTCTGGATATGACAAAGGCTTATATGCTAGATACACAAGAGGCTGcagaattaaaatataagaaatggGAGAAGGATCCTGCTCCATATGGTTGGGATG TTTTCAATCAGAAAACTTTGTACGATGCCTACAAAAAGCGGACAAAGAACGTTGAGGTCGATTTGGAAGAATATAACAGAATGAAAGAAGCTGATCCAGAGTTCTACCGAGATGCTTCAAGTCTCCAGTATGGAAAG GCACAAAAGACCTCAGAGGAAAAGATTGATAGGATGGTGAAGGAACTCAAGGACCGGGACGAGAAACGCAAGTCGTTTAGCAGGAGGAGGAGGTTCCATGAGGAGAAGGATATTGATTCAATCAACGACCGTAATGAGCATTTCAACAAGAAGATTGAACGAGCCTTTGGTAAATACACACTAGAGATTAAAAACAATCTCGAGCGAGGAACTGCATTGCCTGACTAA